Genomic DNA from Entelurus aequoreus isolate RoL-2023_Sb linkage group LG25, RoL_Eaeq_v1.1, whole genome shotgun sequence:
ACTGCCGCGCTTTATTGTGAAGGCTTGACTTCACTGGCCACAGAatgttttttccatccatccatccatttttctacggattgtccctctcgggatggcggggggtgctggagtttcATGAAAGTTAAAATACAAATCATTGTCTTTAAAAATAGAAAGGGGGGAAATAAGGAAAATGGAGGTCtttccatatttatttttttactggccTGCTTTATTTTCAAGGCCAAACTTTACTGGCTACAGTATATGTTACGCCAATGTTGCCCAagataaaaaaatttcaaaataagGTAAATTTTCCGGAAAACTCTGTGGTTATTTTCACTGCCTCGCTTTATTCTGAAGGCCTGACTTTAGTGGGTACAGGATGCGTTATGCTGATGGTGACCGAGAGGATTTTATTTCCTGTATCAAttgcatttcaaaataataaAGGGGTAAATAAGGGTAAAAATTCCGGAAAATTTCAATTTTTTCCTCTGTGGTTATTTTACTGACATgctttattttgaaggcctgGCTTTACTAACTACAGCATGTCACGCCAATGTTCCTCGAGATAATTTTTTCTCCATGAAAGTCACAATAAATATTATAGGCATTACAGAATAATAATGGGGacattttccaggacattttggtCTTTCCACTGTGGTAACTTTCCTGccgtgctttattttgaaagcttgACTTCGCTGGTTAAAGGATCTGTTACGCCAATGTTGCccaagaggatttttttttttcatgaaagttAAAATACAtatcattttcatttaaaaataaaggtGAAAACAAGGGAATTTTTCCGGAAAACTCTGTGGTTATTTTCACTGCCTTGCTTTATTCTGAAGGCCTGACTTTAGTGGCTACAGGATGTGTTATGCAGATGGTTCCCGAGAGGATTTTATTTCCTGtatcatttgcatttcaaaataataaAGGGGTAAATAAGGGTAGAAATTACAGCAAATTTAGgacatttatgttttgttttactgACATGCTTTATTGTGAAAGCCTGACTTTTATATCAAAATAAAGGTGAAATTAAGGGAAATTTTCCGGAAAACTCTGTTCATTTTTACCGTGCTTTATTGTGAAGCCCTGACTTCACTGGCTACAGTATATGTTACGCCACTGTTGCCCAAGAGGATTTTTTCCCCCATGAAAGTTAAAATACATATAatgtttatttcaaaataaaggtgAAAATAAGGGAAATTTTACGGAAAACTCTGTGAATTTTTACTTCTGTGCTTTATTGTGAAGGTCTGGCTTCACTAGCTACAGTATATGTTACGCCAATGTTGCCCAAGAGGATTTTTTCCCCCATGGAAGGTAAAATACATATAATGTTTATTTCAAAATAAgtgtgaaaacaagagacattttcAGGAACACTCTGTTCATTTTTACTGCCGTGCTTTATTGTGAAGGCCTGACTTCCCTGGCTACAGTAGAAGTGACGGCAATGTTGCCCAAAAGGATTTTTTTCCATGAAAGTTAAAagacatataattttttttccaaataagtgtgaaAATAAGGGAAATTTTCCGGAAAACGCTGTTAATTTTTACTGCCGTGCTTTATTGTGAAGGCCTGGCTTCCCCGGCTACAGTAGAAGTGACACCAAAGTTGCCCAAGAGGATTTTTTTCCCATGAAAGTTAAaatacatataattttttttttcaaaataagtgTGAAAATAAGGCAAATTTTCCGGAAAACGCTGTTCATTTTTACTGCCGTGCCTTATTGTGAAGGTCTGGCTTCACTGGCTACAGTAGAAGTGACGCCAATGTTGCCCAAGAGGATTGTTTTCCATGAAAGTTAAAATACatatcatttttatttcaaaataagtGTGAAAATAAGGGAAATTTTCTGGAAAACGCTGTTCATTTTTACTGCCGTGCTTTATTGTGAAGGCCTGACTTCCCTGGCTACATTAGAAGTGACGGCAATGTTGCCCAAGAGGATTTTTTTCCATGAAAGTTAAAatacatataatttatatttcaaaataagtgtgaaaataagggacattttccGGAAAGCGCTGTTCATTTTTACTGCCGTGCTTTATTGTGAAGGCCTGACTTCCCTGGCTACAGTAGAAGTGCGGTCAATGTTGCCCAAGAGGATTTTTTTTCCATGAAAGTTAAAATACATAtaatttttatttcaaaataagtGTGAAAATAAGGGAAATTACGCTGTTAATTTTTACTGCCGTGCTTTATTGTGAAGGCCTGACTTCACTGTCTACAGGATGTGTTACGTCGATATTGCCGGGTGGAAAGAACGGGCGGGTTAATAGGTACAGCTAACAGCTAAGCTGTGTGCTACCACCAAAAGTAAACCACACTCCCCAACACCTCAAGAGCCCCGCCGGTCAATGAGCCGGCTCGCATGCTCGACTCGCAGTCAGACGGGAGCTGTGGGTTCAAGCCCAGGCGTGTTTCGAGTCGTACCACGCAATATCAGCCCGCTTTTTTTCATTTTAGATTCTTGTCTGCAGAAAAGGCTCAACATAAACTGACAAAAATGTCTGAGATAAGATAAAGAGGGTTTTTAAACGCTTTGTGACCTGAAACAAAGTGTCTTTAAATACATAAGACGTTTAAACGGCCAGAGGTACAAACATCCGTGGTGTACAATGACGAGCAAGTagtcatttaaatgtatttaagaaAAAGAAGTCACAATGTCTTCAAATGTTATCTGAATGCATCATGACCATGAGCGACTTTAAGGCATTGTTATGTCAACCACCTAATTAAAGAGTTTATTTGGGAGAATACAAAGAGTGGGTAACAAACGCCTGTATCGAGCTGAGTCAACCGTGAGGATGTTGCCCATCACCCGTGAATTCAAAGAAAGCGTGTCGTCGGTAATTGCAAAAGCGCAGTGGAGTCGTGGTATTGGCGGACGAGGTGGAGCACCGATGGCGTACATTGACTGAGTGAAAGAGTGGCGGTCAGGCAAAAGTGTGTTCGGTGAGGCCTTGTCGGGGCGTGTGTTGTACATTCATGCTGAGAGGTCCTGGGGTCAGGGGGTCGGTTGGAAGGGAACGTCAGGCCGGTCGCCATCCTCCTACAGAAGGATGCACTTTCCTTTCTCCACCCACGGGTTGTTCTTCATTAGCTCGGGGTTCAAGAAGGGATCCTCAGGGACGCCGTCCTCTATCCACTTCACCAAACTTTGGAGAGACagaaaacatttttgaaattcCACAGCCACTTGGTTGCCACAATCAATCCTCTGTGCGCTTCTCCATATAAGGCAAGGAAGCAATGAGTAGAAGTCACCGCTTACCAGTTTCCTACTAACGAGTAATCGAATTACTTTTGTGTGTGGGGTTGTACAGTatatcggtactagtatagtgccgcaatactaatgaatcatattcggtactataccgcctctaaaaagtaccggttcccacc
This window encodes:
- the LOC133642895 gene encoding guanine nucleotide-binding protein G(I)/G(S)/G(O) subunit gamma-13-like, encoding MDEMDLPQMKKEVESLKYQLAFKREKSSKTVTDLVKWIEDGVPEDPFLNPELMKNNPWVEKGKCILL